The DNA segment ATCGCTAAAACCCTCAAATGTACCCCCAAGCAATTACAAAAACGCTGGACTGAATTGCTAGATACCGCGTGGGCTATCCGCAACGGTAATACTGAAGTCCAAGCAGGCTAAATCATTAGATTTTATCGGTTGGTTAGACAAGTTATTACCAAGATTTTCTGCAAATCCTACTGCATAACTAACATTACAATTCTTCTCTCTTTAGCTCTTAGTCTTAATTTTTGATCACATCATCCTATGATTTATTTAGTACAATTGCACTAAAAATTAACTTCATCAAATATCAATTGAAAATTCATATTAAGTAATCGATCATTTGCGACTGGTTCCATGAAATCCTGAAATGAGCATGGTTGATGCAAAATGATGGGTGATAAACATGACTCCGGGTGCAAAAGCGAATCAGTCAGGCAGGATTTTAGAAACTAATGTAGAAGCAATACTAACTGCCTATGAGTACTTTCAAATCGGCACTCATGTCACAAAAGAATATTTACTCAACGCTAGTTTATTAAAAAAACGCTACGCTAAACAAGTTTATATTGGTAATGGAGTATATCAAACATCACTAAAAGTTGATTTCTATGTTGTGGGCTTGCCTCTCAATCCATCAGAATTAATTATTGAGTGTAAATGGCAAGAAAGTGGTGGCTCCGTTGATGAAAAATTTCCTTATTTAAATTTGAATATTCAACAATATTATCCAGCACCGACAATTGTGGTGATTGGTGGTGAAGGTATGAGGGAAGGGGCGATTAAATGGTTACGGCAACAAGTAAATTTTAACCATAATCTCCTAGCAGTACATACCCTAGATAGATTTATTGCCTGGGCTAATAAAACTGTTGGCGTTGCATAATACAAAAATGCACGAAGTCAAGTCGCTTCTCTACGAGACGCTATGCGTTGAGCGTTGGCGCAGCCTCTCCGACAGGAGAAGCTATGCCGCAGGCTTTACGCTCCAATTCAAAATTCAAAATTCAAAATTCAAAATTAAAGACAGTTAGTGTCAGATTGTTGGCGTAGCCTTCCCGCAGGGTACTCACCACTAATTTAAAACCTCCCTTACGGGTTCGCCAGGCTCCCCCTTGGGCTGTCTTTAATGCGCGAATTTTGTTGGCGTAGCTTTGCCGTAGGCTATTTTTAATTTTGAATTGATTCATTCGCCATTGTTAAAATCTTGTTATCCTCAGTAAACACCCACGCAGAACGCAATCAAAAAAGCGATCGCTATGCTTCAGTATCCCAATCTCGAACAGGCGCTAAAATATCACTTCGGTTACGATAACTTTCGTCCCGGACAACGGCAAATAATTGAAGATGCGCTGCAAAATCGAGATTTAATGGTAGTGATGCCTACGGGTGGAGGAAAGTCGTTGTGCTTTCAGTTACCTGCACTAATGAAGCAGGGTTTAACTGTGGTGGTATCACCGTTGATTGCTTTGATGCAAGACCAAGTGGAAGCACTACGTAATAATAATATCTCTGCCACCTTCCTCAATAGTAGTTTGAATGCGTATCAGGTGCGATCGCGTGAGGAAGCAATTCTCAATGGTAAGGTAAGATTACTTTACGTCGCCCCAGAACGTCTCCTCAGTGAAAGATTTCTGCCATTTCTCGATTTGGTCAAAGAAAAAGTGGGGATATCTATCTTTGCAATTGATGAAGCCCATTGTGTGTCTGAGTGGGGGCATGATTTCCGTCCAGAATATCGCCAGTTAAAATCCCTACGCAAGCGTTACCCCAATGTTCCCGTCCTTGCCCTTACCGCCACAGCCACAGACCGCGTGCGTGCTGATATCATCCAACAACTGGGATTAAAGCAACCAAGTATTCACCTTGCCAGTTTTAATCGCCAAAATCTTTATTATGAAGTCCGCCCCAAAAGTAAACAAGCTTACGCTGAATTATTAGAATTAATTCGAGATAATGAAGGTTCAACTATTATTTATTGTTTAACTCGAAAAAAGGTTGAGGAACTAACATTTAAACTGCAAAAAGATAAGATTTCGGCTTTGTCTTATCATGCCGGATTACCTGATGATGAGCGTAGCAAAAACCAAACGCGGTTTATTCGGGATGATGTGCGGGTAATGGTGGCAACAATCGCCTTTGGCATGGGTATTAATAAGCCAGATGTGCGGTTGGTTGTACATTTTGATATTCCGCGAAATTTAGAGAGTTACTATCAAGAATCAGGTAGGGCTGGCAGAGATGGGGAAGCATCACGCTGTACAATATTTTTTAGTTTTGGTGATATTAAAACCATTGAATGGAGTATTGAGCAAAAAACAGACCCTCAAGAACAGTTAATTGCCAAACAACAACTGCGGCAGATGATAGATTACGCTGAGGGGACAGACTGTCGGCGGACAATTCAACTAGGTTATTTTGGTGAAAGGTTTCCGGGTAATTGTGGTAACTGTGATAATTGCCGTTATCCCAAACCGATGCAAGATTGGACAATTGAAGCGATGAAGTTCCTATCTTGCGTAGCGCGTTGTAAAGAAAGGTTTGGGATGCTACACATAATTGATGTGTTGCGAGGGGCAAAAAAAGACAAAATTATTCAATATGAACACGATAAACTTTCCACCTATGGGATTGGCAAAGATAGAACGGTGGATGAGTGGCGGACTTTAGGAAGATCACTTTTACATCAAGGTTTACTGGAACAAACTAGCGACGGTTACTCAGTTTTAAAATTAAACGCCCTCAGTTGGGAAGTGATGAAGCGACAACGCCAAGTGTTCCTTTCTGTTCCTGTGGCGCAAAAGCTGAGTTTGATACAGGAGAGTCCCAAATTTGAAGAAGCAGAAGCATTATTACACAGATTGCGATCGCTACGTAAACAACTTGCTGATGAACAGTCTGTACCGCCTTACGTCGTCTTCCACGATTCCACATTAAAATTAATGGTACAGGTGCAACCCCAAAACTTACTCGAATTCTCTAAACTCTCTGGCGTTGGTAGTCACAAATTAGCCCAATATGGTGAGAAATTCATTGCCGAAATTCGCGCCTACCGTCAAGAAAAAAATCCTCAAGAGAAACCAGTTAATCTTGCACCTACAGCCAGTGTAGTTTCCGATAGCGAAATACAGACATTACAATTACATCAACAAGGCTTGAGTATTGCCGAAATAGCCCGCAAACGCAAACTCAGCCCAGCAACAATTTCCACCCATTTAGGTAAACTGATTGAGAAAAATCAGCCAGTCGATTTAAACCAACTCGTTCCTTTAGAACATCAACAGAAAATTTGGCAAGTGCTAGAAGTGCTTGGCGATATAGCTTTAACACCCATTAAAGAACAGTTAGGTGAAAGCTATACTTTTGAAGAAATTCGCTTAGTCAGAGAAAAATGGCGGCGACAAAACAAAAAGTAAGCTATTATCCTCTCCCACTACTCCCCATATTGACTAAGGAGTCACATCTACGTAGCTGGAAATATTGGAATGAGAATCTTCTAACTCTATAGGAGATTGTTTGGGTAAATTATTTTGAGGTTTTTTGCTTGCCAAAATTACAGATAAAAGCCTTGGCAGTGCAAGACAGACAATAGCATTTACTAAAGTTAAGAGGATGCCGTCAATCAGACTCATAATATAGCTGCCTATTCCAAAAGTTTTTTATTATCTTTTATCTAGTGTGAAACATAATTGAGATGATTGATTAGAGGCAACAATTGAAATTTCTTCTGAAGTCTATAAGGTTAATGTATATATATTTTTATTAAGCAAAGTTTTTCGACATCCATAATCTAAACATCCTTCTTGAGAAGTAGTTATGATTCGGGTTTTTAGTAAGCACTTCAGTAATGAAAAAATCAGGACTAAAGTACTTACTACGAACTTATATAGGAATCCGATTTGATTTCTGTTGGCGTAGCCTGCGCTTACGCATAAAATTCTCAGTATCTGTAGGGTGGGCATTGCTCACCAAAACCATGAGCCGGTGGGCAATGCCCAACGCCACTTGCTCCAAGCCGGGAAACCCTTTCAGCAGTTACTCCACTTGGGGAAACCCCAAGACCGTACTGCTTCACCAACGCAGTGGCTCCCCTACGTGTATTTCAAAAATCAAGTATGAGTCCTATGTTTATGCTTCTGGTGGCAAATCTACACTGTAAACGATGTCTCCTGCTAAGTTACGTAGTGAGACAGTCATCACCTTCGATAAAGCATTAATTTTGACTGCGCCAAAGAATTGTAAGCCTTCACTGGGAGGTCGATTTGCTCTTGTACCTGGAGGAAGGCTTTGGAATACCAATTGTGGCCCAAAGGTATTTTCTAATTGGTTGGGGCCGAATGTACCCGCATTGAGAGGCCCGGCGACAAACTCCCAGAAAGGCTTGAAGTCTTGAAACTGGGCTTTGTTCGGGTCGTAATAGTGGGCGGCTGCATAATGTACATCAGCAGTTAGCCACACAACATTTTTGATATTTCTGTTTTTGATAAATCGGAGTAAGTCTGCCAGTTCTAATTCTCTACCTAATGCAGGGCCATCTCCATTAGCCCAAGCCTCAAAATCAGTGCTACCATCTCGAACTATCAGCCCCAAAGGCATATCACTAGCAATCACTTTCCATGTAGATTTTGATGTTAGCAGTTGCCTTTTCAGCCATTGCACTTGTGTAACACCTAACATTTGCGTATCTTTGCTGGCTGTTGGCTGACGGTTGGGAGTGTTGCGA comes from the Nostoc sp. PCC 7120 = FACHB-418 genome and includes:
- the recQ gene encoding DNA helicase RecQ, which translates into the protein MLQYPNLEQALKYHFGYDNFRPGQRQIIEDALQNRDLMVVMPTGGGKSLCFQLPALMKQGLTVVVSPLIALMQDQVEALRNNNISATFLNSSLNAYQVRSREEAILNGKVRLLYVAPERLLSERFLPFLDLVKEKVGISIFAIDEAHCVSEWGHDFRPEYRQLKSLRKRYPNVPVLALTATATDRVRADIIQQLGLKQPSIHLASFNRQNLYYEVRPKSKQAYAELLELIRDNEGSTIIYCLTRKKVEELTFKLQKDKISALSYHAGLPDDERSKNQTRFIRDDVRVMVATIAFGMGINKPDVRLVVHFDIPRNLESYYQESGRAGRDGEASRCTIFFSFGDIKTIEWSIEQKTDPQEQLIAKQQLRQMIDYAEGTDCRRTIQLGYFGERFPGNCGNCDNCRYPKPMQDWTIEAMKFLSCVARCKERFGMLHIIDVLRGAKKDKIIQYEHDKLSTYGIGKDRTVDEWRTLGRSLLHQGLLEQTSDGYSVLKLNALSWEVMKRQRQVFLSVPVAQKLSLIQESPKFEEAEALLHRLRSLRKQLADEQSVPPYVVFHDSTLKLMVQVQPQNLLEFSKLSGVGSHKLAQYGEKFIAEIRAYRQEKNPQEKPVNLAPTASVVSDSEIQTLQLHQQGLSIAEIARKRKLSPATISTHLGKLIEKNQPVDLNQLVPLEHQQKIWQVLEVLGDIALTPIKEQLGESYTFEEIRLVREKWRRQNKK
- a CDS encoding PD-(D/E)XK nuclease superfamily protein — protein: MTPGAKANQSGRILETNVEAILTAYEYFQIGTHVTKEYLLNASLLKKRYAKQVYIGNGVYQTSLKVDFYVVGLPLNPSELIIECKWQESGGSVDEKFPYLNLNIQQYYPAPTIVVIGGEGMREGAIKWLRQQVNFNHNLLAVHTLDRFIAWANKTVGVA